The Abditibacteriota bacterium genome segment ACCCTGGTGTTCAAGAGAGAGAGCATGACCAGGAAAAAGTATGACGGTACCGGCAGGCACCCCAACGGGTTTTACAGGGAGCTGGGCTACGACGAGCCCTTTATGCTGACCCGCAAGCCCTTTGAGGAGCAGGAGGAGGCTCCCCGGGAGCCGGAAGAGAACAACTCGCTATTCAAATTTTTGCACAAATAAATATATTGAAGGAGCTTTGATATGAATGGAAGCCAACTGATGACCGGCAGTCATTTGATGACCGCTATAGTGCTGGTCATTGTCGCGATAATCGCAATCATCGTAATCGTATCCATCCGCAAAAAGTTTTCCAGAGTGATCGTAAAAAAGGCAAAGGTGGCCATAGTTCCGGGCAATGCCGAAAAGCATTATCAGCTGGGGCTGGGGTATATGAACCAAAAGCTGTATTCCGACGCCATTGACGAATTTACCAACGCGCTCAGGTGCGACAAGCAATACGTCAAGGCGTACCGCTCCCGGGGCTTTGCCTTTTTCAAGACAGAGCTCTATGACGACGCGGTGAAGGATTATGAGAGAGCCATCATCCTGGAGCCCCGGGACGAGAGGACCTATCTGCAAAAAAGCGACGTCCATCTGAAGATGGGCGACGCCAAGAATGCTCTCCTGACTCTGGAAAAGCTGATCAACATCTCTCCTGCCAACGAGCAGGCCTATATGAAGCGGGGCGTGGTGTTCCGGGCGGTGGACGAGATAAACAGGTCCATAGCCGATTTCAACAAATGCATCGAGATGGATCCCGGCAATGAAAAGGCCTACAACAACCGGGGCCTGACCTACTTCAAGGGCGAAGCGTTTGACCAGGCCATTATGGACTATTCCACCGCCATAGATCTGAACAAGACCTATGCCGAGGCTTACTACAACAGGGCAGTGGCCAAGAACAAGATAGGCGACGCCGAAGGCGCCAAGGCGGACATGAAGCGGGCCGGCGAGCTGAACCCGAAGTTTGCGGTCAACAGCTACGTGAAGAGGGCCGGCATGTCCGTGTACAGCAAGCAGGTCACCGACTATTCCAAGGCCATCAGCGAGAACCCCAACAACCAGTCTCCCTATCTGGCCAGAGCCATCGCTTACAGAAAGCTGGGCAACATACAGGGCGCCCTGCAGGACTGCGACTCAGCTCTCAAGCTCAACGACCGGGACAGCGAGTGCTATCTGGTGAGGGGCGAGGTGCAGTTTTACGCCCGCAACTTCGAGGAGGCGGTGAAGGACTTCAGCAAATCTCTCAGTCTGCGGCATGACGCCATCACCATGTATTTCAGATCCATCGCCAAACGGCGGGCCGGGGACTACAAGGGAGCCATCGAGGATCAGGCAAAGGCTCTGGAAATGAGGCCCCGCCTGGCGGACGACTATATCAACAGAGGCTACGCCAAGGACAACACCGGCGACTTTTTGGGAGCCGTGGAGGACTTTGAGATGGCCAGGGATATATTCAGGGAAAAGCACGAGGAAGAGAGAGAAAAGCAAATGGAAGACCTGATCAAAAAGACGAGCAGGAGAAAATGAGCATGAAGACTATCCTTCTTCTTCTGGTGCTGACGCTGCTGCCTCTGTGTGTGTGCGCAGTCAATACAGACTGGGGCAAGCTGTCCGACATGGATTATGACCAGGTGTGCGCCAGGACCTTTGTGGTCCCTCAGGTCAAGAGGATATCCGGCGCCGTGGATCCCAACGGCATCCCCGGCAAGGTGATGTGCGGCTATCAGGGCTGGTTTGCCGCCGAGGGAGACGGCTACGGACGGGGCTGGTATCACTATCAGGGCGGCCGGGGCTTCACTCCCGAGTCCCTGACCATAGACATGTGGCCCGACACCTCCGAATACAAGGAGCTGTATCCCACGGCATTCAAGAACCCTGACGGCACCACGGCCGGGATCTTTTCGTCTCTGGACCTGTCCACCACCCGTCTGCACTTTTCCTGGATGCGTCAGTACTCCATAGACGGCGTGTATCTTCAGCGGTTCGTGGGTGAGGTAGCCGGCCGGGACGGCCTGTATCACAACAACATAGTGCTCCACAACGCCCGCATCGCCGCCAACGAATACGGCCGGGTCATCTCCATCACCTACGATTTTTCCGGGCAGGGGAGAGAGCTGGTCGACAACGTCAAAAAGGACTGGATGCGCCTGGTGGACGACGCCCGTATTA includes the following:
- a CDS encoding tetratricopeptide repeat protein, translating into MNGSQLMTGSHLMTAIVLVIVAIIAIIVIVSIRKKFSRVIVKKAKVAIVPGNAEKHYQLGLGYMNQKLYSDAIDEFTNALRCDKQYVKAYRSRGFAFFKTELYDDAVKDYERAIILEPRDERTYLQKSDVHLKMGDAKNALLTLEKLINISPANEQAYMKRGVVFRAVDEINRSIADFNKCIEMDPGNEKAYNNRGLTYFKGEAFDQAIMDYSTAIDLNKTYAEAYYNRAVAKNKIGDAEGAKADMKRAGELNPKFAVNSYVKRAGMSVYSKQVTDYSKAISENPNNQSPYLARAIAYRKLGNIQGALQDCDSALKLNDRDSECYLVRGEVQFYARNFEEAVKDFSKSLSLRHDAITMYFRSIAKRRAGDYKGAIEDQAKALEMRPRLADDYINRGYAKDNTGDFLGAVEDFEMARDIFREKHEEEREKQMEDLIKKTSRRK